Proteins from a single region of Esox lucius isolate fEsoLuc1 chromosome 13, fEsoLuc1.pri, whole genome shotgun sequence:
- the LOC105026099 gene encoding B-cell CLL/lymphoma 7 protein family member A: MSGRSVRAETRSRAKDDIKRVMAAVEKVRNWEKKWVTVGDTSLRIYKWVPVTEPKSNDMSKSKKGKDEKYRSEVTTPENSSSPGMMEMHDDNSNQSSIADCSPMKQENSNSASPAPESTVTSQNDVKEAKSNQSLSPGKEQLKSNNGNVYPSEFSNTNTPRRDGTSTGGTKSSTETLHDSQEFEDDIPTNKKCKFEFPSTDFDKM; the protein is encoded by the exons ATGTCGGGCAGGTCGGTACGCGCGGAGACAAGGAGTAGAGCAAAAGATGACATCAAGCGGGTCATGGCTGCTGTTGAGAAAGTACGAAATTG GGAGAAGAAATGGGTGACTGTGGGTGACACCTCCTTGCGGATCTATAAGTGGGTGCCTGTGACTGAACCCAAGTCAAATGAT ATGAGCAAAAGTAAGAAGGGCAAGGATGAAAAgtacaggtcagaggtcacaacACCAGAAAACAGTTCCTCTCCTGGAATGATGGAAATGCATG ATGACAATAGTAACCAGAGCTCCATTGCTGACTGCTCCCCGATGAAGCAGGAGAACAGCAACAGTGCCAGCCCTGCCCCAGAGTCCACAGTAACTTCCCAGAATGACGTCAAAGAGGCTAAGAGTAACCAGAGCCTGTCCCCAGGCAAAGAGCAACTAAAGAGCAATAATG gaaatgtttacCCTTCTGAgttttcaaacacaaacacgccCAGGAGAGATGGAACGTCCACAGGAGGGACTAAATCATCAACAGAAACTCTTCATGATTCTCAG gAATTCGAAGATGACATTCCCACAAATAAGAAGTGCAAGTTTGAATTTCCCTCTACAgattttgacaaaatgtaa